The Vallitalea okinawensis genome includes a window with the following:
- a CDS encoding NAD(P)/FAD-dependent oxidoreductase: MEQRELVIIGGGPAGLAAAVEAYDQGIRDILIIERDSELGGILQQCIHNGFGLHIFGEELTGPEYAWRFIEEVKERGIDYKLNTMVLDISEKREVLAVNEEDGLLEIEAKALVLAMGCRERTRGALNIPGMRPAGIYTAGAAQRFVNMEGYLPGKKVVILGSGDIGLIMARRMTLEGAKVEMVCELLPYSGGLTRNIVQCLEDFDIPLKLEHTVTQIHGKDRLEGITIAQVDAHRKPIKSTECFVECDTLLLSVGLIPENELSREAGINMDHITSGPVVNESMETSIEGVFACGNVVHVHDLVDFVTDESRVAGRCAASYLRGKHSSEQEDPIVTKAGEGIRYVIPHHIRHQLLQKENKLFFRVLDIYSDVKLVVRCDDQILYSKKKRKLAPGEMESIPITDQMIVNMEGYSEVTVEIQQSGLGVRECKK; this comes from the coding sequence ATGGAACAAAGAGAACTTGTCATTATCGGTGGAGGTCCAGCAGGTTTAGCGGCAGCAGTTGAAGCCTATGACCAAGGTATAAGAGATATCTTAATTATTGAACGAGATAGTGAACTAGGCGGAATATTGCAACAATGCATTCATAATGGATTCGGGCTTCATATTTTTGGAGAGGAGTTAACAGGACCGGAATATGCTTGGAGATTCATTGAAGAAGTAAAAGAGCGTGGTATCGATTACAAGTTAAATACAATGGTACTGGATATAAGCGAGAAGAGAGAAGTATTAGCAGTCAATGAAGAAGATGGACTCTTAGAAATAGAAGCAAAAGCCTTAGTATTAGCCATGGGTTGTAGAGAAAGAACAAGAGGTGCTCTTAATATTCCAGGTATGCGTCCGGCTGGTATTTATACAGCTGGGGCAGCTCAAAGATTCGTCAATATGGAGGGGTATTTACCTGGCAAAAAAGTTGTTATTCTTGGTTCAGGTGATATTGGACTTATTATGGCAAGAAGAATGACATTGGAAGGGGCAAAAGTTGAAATGGTTTGTGAACTACTTCCTTATTCAGGAGGTCTAACAAGAAATATCGTACAATGTTTAGAGGACTTTGATATTCCGTTGAAACTGGAACATACCGTTACTCAGATTCATGGAAAGGATCGTCTGGAAGGCATTACTATAGCCCAGGTAGATGCTCATAGAAAACCTATAAAATCGACAGAATGTTTTGTTGAATGCGATACACTTCTCTTATCTGTAGGACTTATTCCGGAAAATGAATTATCTAGAGAGGCTGGTATTAACATGGATCATATTACTTCAGGTCCTGTTGTTAATGAATCCATGGAAACATCCATAGAAGGTGTCTTTGCTTGCGGCAATGTAGTTCATGTTCATGATTTAGTGGATTTTGTAACAGATGAAAGTCGAGTTGCTGGAAGGTGTGCAGCTTCTTATTTACGGGGTAAGCACTCTTCAGAGCAAGAGGATCCCATAGTCACCAAAGCAGGAGAAGGAATCAGGTATGTTATACCCCATCACATACGCCATCAATTATTGCAAAAGGAGAATAAACTTTTCTTTAGGGTTCTTGACATTTATAGTGATGTTAAATTAGTAGTGCGATGCGATGATCAGATTCTTTATAGTAAGAAGAAAAGGAAGTTAGCGCCTGGTGAGATGG